The following DNA comes from Acidobacteriota bacterium.
GCCGGCGGGGATGGCGAGATTCGCGCCGATGGCTTTGATCTTTTCGCCTTCGATGAGGATGACCTGGTTGACCGCGGCCGTGCCGGTTTCAGGATCAAGCAAGCGGCCCGCTTTGATCGCGGTGATGGCAGGTGATTGCGCCACCGTTAGGCTTGCCAACAAGGCCACCAGCAACAGACCGAATGCAACAGTTTTTTTGTTCATGGGTTTCTCTCAAGAAGAATGAAATTGACGGATTGAATTCTGGGTACGCACCGCTTCCAGCGTGCGGGCGTGGCTTGAGACGTGGTGATGCCGAAGGTTTTCCTCTGGCCCTCTTCCGTCTGACGCCAAACCCGCACGCTGGAAGCGGTGCGTACCCAGGGCTAGGCGCTGCGCCTCGCGTTTGGCTTTGAACTCCGTGCCCGGCTTCCACTCCGGCCACTTGTCGCCTTGCGCAACGCGATAACCGAAGTATGGAAGATGCTTTTTCATGCCATCTCCTAGTGTTGTTGTAACCCGGCGCAGGCAGCGCATTCTCCATTCGCCATTCCTGGCAGGAACCCTGCTTGGCCAACTGTTCTCTGCAAGAGAATTGAGAATGACGAATGGAGAATGCCCGCAGCCTCAATTGTATTGGTCTGCGTTAGCGCACGTTCTTGTAAACCCGCCCGCCCTTCATCACAAACACGACGCGCGCCAACGCCGTGATGTCGCGCGTCGGGTCGCCCTCCACCGCAATCAAATCGGCCTCGAAACCCGGCGCGAGCGTGCCGATGCTGCTGTCCAAATTGAGCGCACGCGCCGCCAGCGAAGTCGCCGAGATGATGGCCTCCATTGGCTGCTGCCCGCCCTCGCGCACGCGCGCCAGCAATTCGTCGGCATTGCGCCCGTGCGCGCCTGCCACGGCGTCGGTGCCGTTGACCAGCTTCAACCCCGGCGTCGCCAGCGCGCGTTTGATCATCGCGTTGTTCAGCCCGACGGCTTTTTCCATATAGGCAAAGCCTTCCTCAGTGTAATTGCCGATGCCGAGGAAGCGCGCTTTGTTGCGCAGGTAGTTTTGCAGCACCAGGCCGATGTTCGGATCGAAATACACGCCGCGTTCGGCCATCAGCTTCAACGCTTCGTCGTCCACGAAAACACCGTGTTCGATTTGCCCGCAACCGGCGCGCACGGCGGCCTTGATCGCGCCGGCGGCGTGCGCGTGCACCATCGTGCGCAGCCCTTGGGCTTTGGCTTCGCCGCACACGGCCACAAGTTGTTCATCGGTCATCGTCTGGCCGCCGCCGTCACGGATGCTTTTGGACGCAAAAATTTTCACGACATCCGCGCCGTCGGCTTTTAGCTTGCGCACCTGTTCGCGCAGTTGTTCCGGCGTGCCGCTGTTTTCATTGAGCGAGCGGATGGCGGTCAGGATGCGCGGCGCGGGCAATGTGCCGCGCGCGCTGGCTTCGCGCAAGGCGACATCCGCCGCCGCGCCGACGCTTTGCACCGTGGTGAAGCCGGCCAGCAAGGTGGCGTAGGCGTTCTCTGCCGTGTACAACGCCTCCTGCGCAGGCGTCTCGCCGCGATTGCTGGCCCGGCCGTCCGCGCCAAAGTGATAGCTGATATGCACGTGCGTATCAATCAAGCCGGGCAGCACGGTCAGCACGCGCAGGTCGTAAGTCGGTGTTTCGCTCGACGCGGCGATCTTCACGATCTTCCCGCCCTGCACGACGAGGCTGGTGTTGCGCGCCGTGCCGCCTTTGCCATCCAGCAAAAGACCGGCGCGAATGACGATGGCGCGCTCTTGCCCGAGCAGCGGCATCGTCAAAAGCAGGCACAGCGTGGTTAAGAGTCGAAACTTACGCATGGTCGCCTCCAGGATTGTCGGGTAATGAAGTATGGAAAAGCGCGCGCAGTGTAACATTCGAGTGCAGGCGCGGCTATCCAATGCCGGAAAGCTGTTTGCGAGGGAGTTGGGCGCTAAACGGCAAGCGCCATTCTCCATTCGATATTCTCAATTCATTTGCAGAGGCCACCTTTGACAGGCTGCTCTCTGCCAGGAATTGAGAATATCGAATGGAGAATGGCGCTTGCTATCTCACCGCAAAACTCAGCGCGTGACGACGCGCTCAGCGCAATTTAACCTCGAAGGGCACATTCGGTGGATGCTGATTGTTCTTGCCCGTTTCGACGGTGCGTGGCAGGGCCTTGCCGTTGATTTCGAGCATGAAGCGCAAGACCGTCACCTTGTCATCCACCTTGAAATCGAAGCCATCAATGTCGTCATCCGTGCGCGTCGTGAAATTGATGCGGTGGTTGCCCTCTTTTTCGATCTTATCTTGCGCGCGTTGGGTGACCACAGTCGGTCTTCCGCTACGTTCGTAAATCCGCCCGCGCGGGCCTATGGTCAGGCGCGGGGGGCGGCCCGGGCGAAGCACGCGGCGCTCCGTTTCAAGGTCAATGCGTTTGAGCGATTTCAATGCGCCGTCTTCCGCCGTCACGTGACCGGTGAAACGGCGCATGGCTCCCGTCGTCGTCCAGCGCAACTTCCAGGTGTCGCCTTCGCGCCAGACGAAATAACCCATGTCGTGGCCTTCTTTGAATTCCGGCCGGCCATCGAACAACTCCGTTTGCGCCGAAGCGGCGGGGGCGCAGACAACAAAACACACGCCCAGCAACAGCCAGGCGCCGATTGATTTGAGTTTCAGCAT
Coding sequences within:
- a CDS encoding amidohydrolase family protein, which translates into the protein MRKFRLLTTLCLLLTMPLLGQERAIVIRAGLLLDGKGGTARNTSLVVQGGKIVKIAASSETPTYDLRVLTVLPGLIDTHVHISYHFGADGRASNRGETPAQEALYTAENAYATLLAGFTTVQSVGAAADVALREASARGTLPAPRILTAIRSLNENSGTPEQLREQVRKLKADGADVVKIFASKSIRDGGGQTMTDEQLVAVCGEAKAQGLRTMVHAHAAGAIKAAVRAGCGQIEHGVFVDDEALKLMAERGVYFDPNIGLVLQNYLRNKARFLGIGNYTEEGFAYMEKAVGLNNAMIKRALATPGLKLVNGTDAVAGAHGRNADELLARVREGGQQPMEAIISATSLAARALNLDSSIGTLAPGFEADLIAVEGDPTRDITALARVVFVMKGGRVYKNVR